The proteins below come from a single Dasypus novemcinctus isolate mDasNov1 chromosome 22, mDasNov1.1.hap2, whole genome shotgun sequence genomic window:
- the LOC101415326 gene encoding tripartite motif-containing protein 10-like — protein sequence MDAPSSAQQWTVGPVLEKAVSVGTGTSLEGGSQLGLEASRRTLRSLSPGLAQSTRDFMQQALLLQREVKRFLETLNVELDHEPAHLTLDPETSHPKLLLYEDPQQAWVSYKWQNSPDSPQHFNKATCVLAQGSFSVGQHTWVVSVDLAHGGSCTVGVASGAARRKGELRLWPKEGVWAVRLAGGFVSALGSFPTWLVLTEQPQEVRVSLDYEVGWVSFANVATHEPICTFTASFTQEVFPLFGLWGRGSKFSLSS from the exons ATGGATGCCCCCAGCAGTGCCCAGCAGTGGACAGTGGGCCCCGTCCTCGAGAAAGCAGTTTCTGTGGGGACTGGCACTTCGTTAGAAGGTGGCAGCCAGCTGGGGCTGGAGGCATCTCGAAGAACTCTCAGAT CCCTGTCCCCTGGGCTGGCCCAGAGCACTCGGGACTTCATGCAGCAGGCCCTCCTACTGcagagggaggtgaagaggttTCTGG AAACGCTCAACGTCGAGCTGGACCACGAGCCAG CTCACCTCACTCTGGACCCTGAGACGTCGCACCCCAAGCTCCTCCTGTATGAGGACCCCCAGCAGGCATGGGTCTCCTACAAGTGGCAGAACTCACCGGACAGCCCCCAGCATTTCAACAAGGCCACCTGTGTCCTGGCCCAAGGCAGCTTCTCAGTGGGGCAGCACACGTGGGTGGTCAGCGTAGACTTGGCTCACGGGGGCAGCTGCACCGTGGGTGTGGCGAGTGGGGCCGCGCGGCGCAAGGGGGAGCTGCGGCTGTGGCCTAAGGAGGGCGTGTGGGCGGTGAGGCTGGCGGGGGGCTTCGTCTCGGCCCTGGGCTCCTTCCCCACTTGGCTGGTGCTGACGGAGCAGCCCCAGGAGGTGCGGGTGTCCCTGGACTACGAGGTGGGCTGGGTCTCCTTTGCCAACGTGGCCACCCACGAGCCCATCTGCACCTTCACGGCCTCCTTCACGCAGGAGGTCTTCCCCTTGTTTGGGCTCTGGGGCCGAGGGTCCAAGTTCTCCCTGAGTTCCTGA